The genome window TAGTTCTGATTGAAACCGACTTCATTATCCGCTATCATTTAAATGTCTAAAAAATAAAAATAGAAAGAAGCTATTGGAATGACACACATTAAATTTGACAGTAGCGCATTAAAGCAATTTGTTCATGAAAACGAACTTGGTGAAATGCAAGCAATGGTTAACGCCGCTAATGATGAATTACGGAATGGAACTGGTGCTGGCGCCGACTTCCGTGATTGGCTCCATTTACCAACCGAATATGACAAAGAAGAATTTGCCCGTATTAAGAAGGCTGCTGATAAGATTCAACGTGATTCAGATGTTTTAGTTGTTATTGGGATTGGTGGTTCTTACCTTGGTGCCCAAATGGCAATTGACTTCTTACACAATACTTTCTATCAAGCTCAAAATGCAAAAGACCGGAAAGCTCCGTTGGTAGTCTTTGCTGGTAACTCCTTAAGTTCAACCTATGTTCATGACTTGATCCAATTAATTGGTGACAAAGACTTTTCAATCAATGTTGTTTCAAAGTCAGGAACAACCACTGAACCATCAATTGCCTTCCGAATCTTTAAGGGCCTTTTAATTAAGAAGTATGGTGAAAATGAAGCTAATAAGCGGATTTATGCTACTACTGATAAGACTAAGGGTGCCTTAAAGACTGAAGCAGATGCTCATGGCTATGAAACCTTTGTTATTCCTGATGGGGTTGGAGGACGTTACTCAGTTCTTTCTGCTGTAGGTCTTTTACCAATTGCTGCTTCTGGTGCGGACATTGATAAGTTGATGGAAGGGGCTGCACAAGCGGAAAAGGATTATGTTGATCCTGATCTAACCAAGAACGAAGCCTACCAATACGCTGCTTACCGGAACATTCTTTATCGTAAGGGCTATGAAACAGAATTACTCGAAAACTACGAGCCTAACATGCGGATGTTTGCGGAATGGTGGAAACAATTAGCTGGGGAATCAGAAGGAAAAGACCAAAAGGGAATCTATCCTTCTTCAGCTAACTTCACAACCGACCTTCATTCACTTGGTCAATACATCCAAGAAGGTCGCCGTTTCTTAATGGAAACCGTTGTTAAGCTTGATAAGCCAAATTATGACATGGAAATTCCAACAGAACCAGATAATCTTGATGGTTTAGGCTACTTGGAAGGTAAGACAATGGATTACGTTAACACCAAGGCTTATGAAGCGGTGGTTGCTGCTCATACTGATGGTGGAGTACCAGTGATGACTGTTCATATCCCACAAGAAGACGAATATACTTTAGGTTACCTTATTTACTTCTTTGAGGTTGCGATGGGAATTTCAGGTTACTTAAACGGTATTAATCCATTTAACCAACCAGGTGTTGAAGCTTATAAGACTAACATGTTTGGATTGCTTGGTAAGCCAGGATATGAAGAAATTGGTAAAGAATTACGGGCTAAGATGGATAAGAACGATTAGTATAAATTAAATATCATCAAGAAGGGGAATAGCTGTTATGACATAGCTATTCTCTCCTTTTATCTGGAGTATTTTTATGAAAAAAGAAGAATTAATTGAACATCGGGATCGGGTAAAAGATCATTTAGTAGTATGGATTGTTTTAACAATTTGTCTGCAAATATTAACTGTTTTTCATATCTTGGCGTTCTTAAAATATGTAGTATGGCTTTCTGCCGCTTATAGTATTTTACTAATTATCTTGTGGTGTTATTTAGAATTTAAGATTTTACATTTAAAATAATTTAATAAAGGGAGTGGGACTATAAACTTGTTTCGAGTTTTTAGTCCCACCCCTGCAAGGATGGCTACGACGCGAAGCTAGCCTATTGGGGCATTATGGACGCTGATTTATCAACGTTCATAATCAGCCATCTACTGCGTTTTGGCAGTTTACACTTTAAAATAGTAAAGAGGTTGGATTGTTTTCCCAGCCTCTCTTTTCTATTAAATAAGACCAAAACGATTTCTTACAGCTGTATTAATACAGTTTGCTAATTTCTCTTTAACCTTTTTATTTATATCTAAATTATCAGTATCATCTTTAAGATAGGCATTAATTATGATTGAAGCCATTACATGTTTAGGAACAGAAAGTATTTTAATGTCCATGTATTTAGGGTTTTCGGCGGGAATATCTTCAAAAGTGAGAACAATATCCTTACCATTAACACTAATTGTTGTTTTCCCTCCCTTCCTAACTGTGTAGTCAAGTTCATTAGGGGTACAATTTTTATATGCAATCATAATGGTTATCCCTTCTTATTATTAATATTATTGTTAGTATAACATAATTTAAGTTATAATCGACGATTGTAAATTGTGAAGAGAAGAATGGTAAGATAATTGAAAATAAAATTGGTTAAGAAGGGAATGAAATTATAATGAACGAATATGTAATTGGGGTTGACCTAGGCACAAGTGCAGTTAAGGTTTCAGCGATGGACCGTGATGGCAAGATTGTTGCGCAACAAAGCTATGGCTATGATCTCCATCAGCCTTATCCTGGCTACAGCGAACAAGATCCGCGAGATTGGCTTTATGAAACAACGATTGTAATTGATCGATTAATTTTAAAAGAACTTAGATAATCATAACCACCCGTCAAACGGGTGGTTTGCACATCGGCTATAAGCCGATAATAAAAGCCGGCGTCTCAAGGCGCTGGCTTTCGCTTTGCTCAAGCCAAAATGCTCTGACTACTTTGCCACCGCTTTAAGCGGTGTTTGTACTACCTCACTTACCCTTAAAAGGGTCCGAATATTCCACACTTGTTAGCTTATCCATTGCTATATCATGTTTCTCTTGATCTCGGATATACTTCTTTATCGTGGATTCATTTAATCCAACTGTACTCACATAGTAGCCTTCAGCCCAAAAATGTCGGTTCCCATATTTGTATTTTAAGTTTGCATGTCGATCAAACATCATTAATGCACTTTTCCCTTTTAAGTATCCCATAAACTGCGATACACTTAGTTTCGGCGAAATACTTACTAACAAGTGCACATGATCTGGCATCATATGACCTTCAATTATTTCTACTCCCTTATATTTGCACAATAAACGAATATAATCTCTTAGGTCTCTTCGGTATTGATTGAAGATCGCTTTACGTCTATACTTTGGTATGAATACGATGTGATACTTACATAACCACTTCGTATGGGCTAAGCTATTTAATTTATTAGCCATATTTATATAACCTCTTTTCTCTTATTGACTTTGGCTTGAACACCTACATCTTAAGGCAAAAGAGGCCTTTTTTATATAATTTTTATCGCCCACCCGCATAGCAGGTGGTTTTTTGTTTCGTGCATTCGCTCTGCTCACGCACTCAACTAGGTCTAAAGACATTAATGTAAATAACGGAGAAAATAACCGTCTTAAGGTCATTTTCTCCGTTATTTTATTGTTAATTTATTTCTTGAATCAATCCATTAAAGAAGTGTTTTAGTGACACTTGCCCACCATTAGTACGCTCTCCTTTGAGAAATGAAATTTCATTGTGGACATTTTTATATTCATATAAGTTATTCGCATATTCCAAAATAATGTCGTTTTCTGGATAATCCATACACATATGTGCGAGATTATTAAGACCAGTTTTTATATCGCGCCGAATTCGTTGGAAAATTATCTTTTTACCATGCTCATCACATTGGAAAAATTCTTCAAAATTAACCTCATCAAAACTAATTTCCCGTTCAATCATCGTATTAACAAGTTTATTAATTGCAGGAGCACCATTTCCGGCTGTAATCCCAAGAAAACGTAAGATGGACTGAGCGTTTTCTTTTTTCTTGGTTTTCCCGCTAATCGTAACTGTATTATTATTCGTCGCAGCACCACTTACAAGGTCCAAAACTTGAAGAAGACGGTTAGACATATTAATATTTTGCGCTGCTAGTTTAATCACTGACTTAACTTCTGCAATGTTTAGTGGTTTTTCAATAAAAAAATCAATCCCATGTTGATATGCACTTGTTTTGACAGAAGGCAGAATTGCTTGAGCAGTCATAATGAAGTGTGGATAATGATGACTGTCCTGAATTTTTTGAATAAGTTGGACCCCATCCATCGTTGGCATTGCATAATCGATAAACATGATATCAATTCCTAGGCGCATTGCATCATCGTAGGCCTGTTGCGGATTAGAAGTTGTTCCGACGACAGTATTATTGAAATCATTTTCAATAATATTGGATAATAAATGAATAATTTTACTATCATTATCTAAAATATAAAAATTCATGTATTTTCACCGATTTCTTGATGTTGTTTGAAGTATTTTGAAACACTATTTAATTTTACTCTTTGTGAAGATAATAGACAATAGAGCTGCTATTTTACAAATGTGTAGTTGTTTCCGCTTACATCCTTGTGAATAAAGAGATTGTTGCAAAAAAACGCTGAATTTTTTCTGTTATTTATGGAGCCTTTTTGAAGTATTATGAAACTTTAGCCTATTATAGTACTTGTATTAAGACCTTAGGAGGAAATAAAAATGGCTTTTAATTTACGTAATCGTAGTTTCTTAACTCTTGCAGATTTTAACACTCGGGAAATGGAATACATGCTTGATCTTGCTGAAGATTTAAAGAAGGCAAAATATGCTGGTTATGAAGGCAAGAATCTTAAAGGTAAGAACATTGCTTTAATTTTTGAAAAGAGTTCTACTCGTACTCGTTGTTCTTTTGAAGTTGGTGCTAAGGATGAAGGTGCTCATGTAACTTACCTTGGCCCATCAGGTTCACACATCGGTCACAAGGAATCTGTTAAGGATACTGCACGAGTTCTTGGTGGAATGTTTGATGGTATCGAATACCGTGGATTCTCACAACGCAATGTTGAAATTTTAGCTAAGTACTCTGGTGTACCAGTTTGGAATGGTTTAACTGACGAAGACCACCCAACACAAGTACTTGCTGACTTCTTAACCGCTCACGAAGTATTGAAGAAGCCTTACAAGGACATCAAGTTTGCCTTTGTAGGTGACGGTCAAGACAATGTTTCAAATGCATTGATGCTTGGTGCCGCTGTAATGGGGATGGAATACCACGTTGTTACTCCTAAGGAATTGGAACCAACTAAGGAAACTCTAGATAAGGCTAATGAAATTGCTGCCAAGACTGGTGCTAAGATTGTTGTTACTAATGACATCAAAGAAGGTGTCAAAGGTATGGACGTAATCTATGCTGATGTTTGGGTATCAATGGGTGAATCTGATGATATGTGGGAAAAGCGGATCAACCTTCTTAAGCCTTACCAAGTAACAATGGATGTTATGAAGGCTACTGAAAACCCTAATGTTCTCTTTGAACACTGTCTTCCTGCATTCCACAACCTCGACACTGAAGTTGGTAAGGAAATTGAAAAGAAGTTTGGCTTAAAGGAAATGGAAGTTACTGACGAAGTATTCGAAAGTGAACATTCAGTTGTCTTCCGTGAAGCCGAAAACCGGATGCACACTATCAAGGCTGTAATGGTTGCAACTTTGGGTGAACAAAACTAATTAGGAGGCATTTGCCATGGCTAAAGTAGTCGTTGCTCTAGGGGGAAATGCATTAGGCAAATCACCTGAAGAACAATTAAAGTTAGTAAAGAATACTGCTTCCTCATTAATTGGGCTAATTGCTGCAGGAAATCAAGTAGTTATTAGTCACGGTAATGGTCCACAAGTGGGTGCCATTAATTTAGGGATGAATTTCGCTGCTGAACACGGTAAAACTGCTGCTTTTCCTTTCCCAGAATGTGGTGCAATGAGTCAAGGTTATATTGGCTACCATTTGCAACAAAGTTTAGAAAATGAATTACACCGTCGTTGGATGAATAAGAGTGTGGCAACGATTGTAACGCAAATTGCAGTTGACCCTAATGATCCTGCTTTTGAAAATCCATCAAAGCCGGTTGGTGACTTCTACACTAAAGAACAAGCTGATGAAATTGCCAAAGAAAAGGGCTACACTTTTAAAGAAGATGCGGGCCGTGGATACCGTCAAGTTGTTCCTTCTCCACTACCGATGAAGATTATGGAACTTGATAGCATCAAAACATTGATTGACGCTGACAAGCTTGTTATTGCCGGTGGTGGTGGTGGTGTACCTGTAATCATCACTGATAAAGGACTTGAAGGAGTTCCAGCGGTTATTGATAAGGACCGTTCAAGTGCCTTGCTAGCTGACAAGATCGATGCCGATAAGTTGATTATTTTAACTGCCGTTGATCATGTTTATGTTAACTATGGAAAGCCAGATGAAAAAGCCCTTAAGACGTTAAACGTTGCAGAAGCTCAAAAATACATGAAGGAAGGACAATTTGCTGCTGGTAGTATGCTACCTAAGATTGAAGCATGTCTTTCATTTGTTGAAGGTCATCCAGAACGAGAAGCATTAATTACTTCATTAGATGGTCTTGATGATGCTCTTGCCGGTAAAGTCGGGACAGTTATTCGTGATAACTAAAAAGAAGATGGTTAGGAAAATAAAATCCTGACCACCTTCTTTTTTAGTTACTCTTTAATTTTTTCTGTGGAATGCGAATGTTAATCGCAAGTACTGCAACGATAACTAAAATCGAACCAAGGATATCTGCTCCCGTCATTTGTAAATGAAAAATTAGGACTGAACCGATTGTTGCTGATAAAGGTTCAAATGCATCCATTAAACTAAATGTAGTTGCATCGATATATTTTAATGAATTATTAGCTAGCTGAAAGGGAATTAAGGTCCCAATTACTAGAATGCCTAACACATATAACCAAACTGAAGGAACGTTAGGAATATGTGGTTGACTAGGGTGAATAAGCACTAAGGTTAATCCGGCAAATAATAGCCCCCACCCCGTAATAATTAATGAGGGAACTCGACCTTCGCGAAGCATATTTTGTGGAATTAAGGTATTTGTTGCAACACCAATTGCAGAAATTAATCCCCATATTAGAACACTAAGCGTCATTGCTAAATGGTTAAATTGGCCATGAGTTGCGATAATAAAAACACCTAAAAAGGCGATAATTGCACTAATAATTTCAATTCGTCGTGGTGGCAGGTGTCGAAACATAGCTTGATAAGCAATGATGAAAAAGGGCCCGATGAATTGGAGAATGGTTGCGATCGAAGCATTCCCATATTGGACAGCCATAAAGTAAGCATACTGAACCGGAACTAACCCAAAAACACCATATGCAAAGATAATCCATGCAGAATGAAGGTCCTTAAAAATTTGAAAGGGATGCTTCCCACGAATTTGGCTTAATAAGACTAAAATAATTCCAGCTGAAACCATTCGAACCTGCGTTAACCACATTGATGTAATTGAACTACTAACATTAAAAAGGGCCTTCGCAAAAAGCCCTGAAATACCCCAAAAGGTACAGGCAGTAATAATCATCGCTGTACCTAAAACTTTTTTATTTGACATAAAAATACTCTTTCCAATTAGATTTGCTATTTTATTTTACCATACCAATTCTGTGAAGAGTGAGCTCGACTTTTTAATTATGACTATCTGTTGGAATTGTTTTCGGCGATGATTGGTTGTGGAGTTCGTGAATATAAAGCCTTCACAGCCTCTATGTCTCGTGATTGAATGGGATAATATGATCCAGCTGGCTGCATCACAGAAATCTTGTTCGTGTGCTGTAGACCAATTGCATGCCCTAATTCATGCTCAGCAGTATTTACGATTCGTTCTTGTGAGTAGCCAAAGGCAGGATTTAATAGGTAATAAGAATTTAGCTCTACTGTTGCGTGCAGATAATATCCAGTTGCGGAATTCATGCTTGTATTGGTAAGTCCCGCTGCCCCGTTATTTGGATCATTAACAGCGGAAACACTAATATTTGCATTCTTATCATTAACGATTTTAAATGTGAATGCCTTCGTGTTATTCCATTGGGCAATTGCGGTTTCTGTTGCATTCTTTAATACTGGATTACTGATATTAACATAGATCGTTGCAGAGTTTTGTTCCCAGCGTGCATCAGCGGGTGTATCTTGTGCCCCAGTTTGTTGGTCAGCGTTTTGTTTAGTTGGGGTTGCAACTTCTTTACCGGTTATTCGGTGTAGCCACGATTGAGTAAGCACCTGAGCATTATGAATGCCAATATTAAATTGTTCTTGAAAGGTAGAATTATTTTGATAAAACCAAATAATTCCGCCAAAGAGTAATAAATAAAATAAGGTTAATAAGAAATTGGACTTCTTAATCGGTCACACCCCCTAGTATTCAAATTCTAATTAAAAAAGAGTAAAACGTCCATTATTTAATATTTTTTCTTTATTGTTGACAACTGTAAACTTTGATAGTATGCTGTACCTATAATATGATTACAATTGTAAACTAAAAGAAGGTGGAAATATTGAGAATTGCCGTTATAATTATTGCCCTGCTTTTGATTGCATTTATTGTTTGGTGGTTCTTCGGAAAGCATACAGAGTCGGCGGGAAAATCAACTATTGTTAATGATGAGCAAACTGCAACGATTGTCGTTAATGGTGGTTATTCTCCATCAACCGTTATCTTGAAAAAGGGAATTCCGGCTCAAGTTAACTTTGATATGCATGACTCGACGGCTTGTTTATCACATGTAGTATTTGAACAGCTAGGAGTTAATAAGGACTTAACAAAGCAAAAGATTACGACGATTAATATTCCAACAGATAAAGCCCAGACTTTTAACTTTGCTTGTGGGATGGATATGTTTCATGGAAAGGTGATTGTTAAATAATGAGTATTTTTTCAAAAGATCAAACTAAAAAAGTTGTTGTTAATGCAGAAAATCATGGCTACAAACCAGAAACGGTTACTTTCAAACAAGGAAAGCCAGCGCAATTAAAATTTATCCCCTCCGATAACATGGGATGTATGAATGAAGTCGTCTTTAAGGAACTTGGGATTGATGAGAAGTTAGACGGTAAAAAAGAAGTTACTGTTGATATTCCAACTGACAAGCCGGGAACTTATAACTATGCTTGCGGAATGGATATGTTTCATGGAAAGGTTGTTGTAAAGTAATGAAGCTCACAAACATTCAGCGATTTTGGATTTCATTTGTATTATCAATTCCGATGTTAATACAAATGCTTGCGATGCCTTTTCACTGGATGATGCCAGCCTATAATTGGATAGCATTAATTACTACCACTATTATTATGGCAATTTCAGCATTTCCATATTGGAAAAGTGCGATCGCTGCATTTAAAAAACATAGTGCAAATATGAATACCCTAGTCGCCACAGGAACAGCTGTCGCTTATTTTTATAGTATTTTTGCGATGATAACTGATAGGGCGGTTTATTTTGAAAGTGCTGCTTTTGTTACTGTCTTTGTTTTACTGGGGGATGCGATGGAAGAGAAAATGCATAACAATGCTTCCAATGCTCTTGGTAAGTTGATGGGCCTTCAAGCAAAAGATGCTGAAGTCTTAAAAGATGGTAAATTTGTCAAAGTACCACTCGATCAAGTTCAAGTTGGCGACCTTATTCGGGTCAAGCCGGGTGAAAAAGTACCCGTAGACGGAACAATTCTGGAAGGGGTAACTTCTCTGGATGAGTCGATGGTTACTGGTGAAAGTATGCCGGTAATGAAAAAAGTTGGCGATACTGTTGTTGGTTCAACAATTAATAATAATGGGACGATTACTTTTAAAGCCACAAAGGTTGGAGCGGATACAATGCTTGCCCAAATTGTTGACCTAGTAAAAAAAGCGCAAACCAGTCATGCTCCTATCCAGAACTTAACAGATAAGATTTCAAATGTGTTTGTCCCAGCAGTAATGATTATTGCTATTTTGACATTTATGATTTGGTATTCCTTTGTTGGCGCAACATTTGTTCAAGCATTATTATTTGCTGTTTCAGTAATTGTCATTGCTTGTCCGTGCGCATTAGGTTTAGCAACTCCAACAGCATTAATGGTTGGTACTGCAAGAAGTGCTAAGATGGGTGTCCTTATTAAGAATGGTGAAGTCCTTCAAGAAGTAAGTAATATTGATACTGTTGTGTTTGATAAAACAGGGACAA of Limosilactobacillus reuteri subsp. reuteri contains these proteins:
- a CDS encoding glucose-6-phosphate isomerase, with the translated sequence MTHIKFDSSALKQFVHENELGEMQAMVNAANDELRNGTGAGADFRDWLHLPTEYDKEEFARIKKAADKIQRDSDVLVVIGIGGSYLGAQMAIDFLHNTFYQAQNAKDRKAPLVVFAGNSLSSTYVHDLIQLIGDKDFSINVVSKSGTTTEPSIAFRIFKGLLIKKYGENEANKRIYATTDKTKGALKTEADAHGYETFVIPDGVGGRYSVLSAVGLLPIAASGADIDKLMEGAAQAEKDYVDPDLTKNEAYQYAAYRNILYRKGYETELLENYEPNMRMFAEWWKQLAGESEGKDQKGIYPSSANFTTDLHSLGQYIQEGRRFLMETVVKLDKPNYDMEIPTEPDNLDGLGYLEGKTMDYVNTKAYEAVVAAHTDGGVPVMTVHIPQEDEYTLGYLIYFFEVAMGISGYLNGINPFNQPGVEAYKTNMFGLLGKPGYEEIGKELRAKMDKND
- a CDS encoding copper-translocating P-type ATPase gives rise to the protein MKLTNIQRFWISFVLSIPMLIQMLAMPFHWMMPAYNWIALITTTIIMAISAFPYWKSAIAAFKKHSANMNTLVATGTAVAYFYSIFAMITDRAVYFESAAFVTVFVLLGDAMEEKMHNNASNALGKLMGLQAKDAEVLKDGKFVKVPLDQVQVGDLIRVKPGEKVPVDGTILEGVTSLDESMVTGESMPVMKKVGDTVVGSTINNNGTITFKATKVGADTMLAQIVDLVKKAQTSHAPIQNLTDKISNVFVPAVMIIAILTFMIWYSFVGATFVQALLFAVSVIVIACPCALGLATPTALMVGTARSAKMGVLIKNGEVLQEVSNIDTVVFDKTGTITVGKPVVTDIVGDAKKVLTIAASLEESSEHPLASAILQKAKNKEISPVKVDKFEAIEGKGVRADYNGQVAFVGSNRLLVDVNISREMASRAEKLQNEAKTVVYVGLDGEIIGLVAIQDVPKSSSKDAIAELKARGLMTVMLTGDNKRVAQAIADEVGIDRVIAEVMPNDKAQQIKELQDKGKKVAFVGDGINDAPALSTADVGIAMGSGTDIAIDSGGIVLVQNDLRGVVRALDISKKTFNRIKLNLFWALIYNVIGIPIAAGLFAFMGFTLSPELAGLAMAFSSVSVVSSSLLLNKAKIAGEHVVQA
- a CDS encoding DMT family transporter; protein product: MSNKKVLGTAMIITACTFWGISGLFAKALFNVSSSITSMWLTQVRMVSAGIILVLLSQIRGKHPFQIFKDLHSAWIIFAYGVFGLVPVQYAYFMAVQYGNASIATILQFIGPFFIIAYQAMFRHLPPRRIEIISAIIAFLGVFIIATHGQFNHLAMTLSVLIWGLISAIGVATNTLIPQNMLREGRVPSLIITGWGLLFAGLTLVLIHPSQPHIPNVPSVWLYVLGILVIGTLIPFQLANNSLKYIDATTFSLMDAFEPLSATIGSVLIFHLQMTGADILGSILVIVAVLAINIRIPQKKLKSN
- a CDS encoding matrixin family metalloprotease, yielding MLTQSWLHRITGKEVATPTKQNADQQTGAQDTPADARWEQNSATIYVNISNPVLKNATETAIAQWNNTKAFTFKIVNDKNANISVSAVNDPNNGAAGLTNTSMNSATGYYLHATVELNSYYLLNPAFGYSQERIVNTAEHELGHAIGLQHTNKISVMQPAGSYYPIQSRDIEAVKALYSRTPQPIIAENNSNR
- a CDS encoding cupredoxin domain-containing protein, whose amino-acid sequence is MEILRIAVIIIALLLIAFIVWWFFGKHTESAGKSTIVNDEQTATIVVNGGYSPSTVILKKGIPAQVNFDMHDSTACLSHVVFEQLGVNKDLTKQKITTINIPTDKAQTFNFACGMDMFHGKVIVK
- the arcC gene encoding carbamate kinase; translated protein: MAKVVVALGGNALGKSPEEQLKLVKNTASSLIGLIAAGNQVVISHGNGPQVGAINLGMNFAAEHGKTAAFPFPECGAMSQGYIGYHLQQSLENELHRRWMNKSVATIVTQIAVDPNDPAFENPSKPVGDFYTKEQADEIAKEKGYTFKEDAGRGYRQVVPSPLPMKIMELDSIKTLIDADKLVIAGGGGGVPVIITDKGLEGVPAVIDKDRSSALLADKIDADKLIILTAVDHVYVNYGKPDEKALKTLNVAEAQKYMKEGQFAAGSMLPKIEACLSFVEGHPEREALITSLDGLDDALAGKVGTVIRDN
- the argF gene encoding ornithine carbamoyltransferase — encoded protein: MAFNLRNRSFLTLADFNTREMEYMLDLAEDLKKAKYAGYEGKNLKGKNIALIFEKSSTRTRCSFEVGAKDEGAHVTYLGPSGSHIGHKESVKDTARVLGGMFDGIEYRGFSQRNVEILAKYSGVPVWNGLTDEDHPTQVLADFLTAHEVLKKPYKDIKFAFVGDGQDNVSNALMLGAAVMGMEYHVVTPKELEPTKETLDKANEIAAKTGAKIVVTNDIKEGVKGMDVIYADVWVSMGESDDMWEKRINLLKPYQVTMDVMKATENPNVLFEHCLPAFHNLDTEVGKEIEKKFGLKEMEVTDEVFESEHSVVFREAENRMHTIKAVMVATLGEQN
- the tnpA gene encoding IS200/IS605 family transposase; amino-acid sequence: MANKLNSLAHTKWLCKYHIVFIPKYRRKAIFNQYRRDLRDYIRLLCKYKGVEIIEGHMMPDHVHLLVSISPKLSVSQFMGYLKGKSALMMFDRHANLKYKYGNRHFWAEGYYVSTVGLNESTIKKYIRDQEKHDIAMDKLTSVEYSDPFKGK
- a CDS encoding cupredoxin domain-containing protein, whose amino-acid sequence is MSIFSKDQTKKVVVNAENHGYKPETVTFKQGKPAQLKFIPSDNMGCMNEVVFKELGIDEKLDGKKEVTVDIPTDKPGTYNYACGMDMFHGKVVVK
- a CDS encoding DNA-binding domain-containing protein, producing the protein MNFYILDNDSKIIHLLSNIIENDFNNTVVGTTSNPQQAYDDAMRLGIDIMFIDYAMPTMDGVQLIQKIQDSHHYPHFIMTAQAILPSVKTSAYQHGIDFFIEKPLNIAEVKSVIKLAAQNINMSNRLLQVLDLVSGAATNNNTVTISGKTKKKENAQSILRFLGITAGNGAPAINKLVNTMIEREISFDEVNFEEFFQCDEHGKKIIFQRIRRDIKTGLNNLAHMCMDYPENDIILEYANNLYEYKNVHNEISFLKGERTNGGQVSLKHFFNGLIQEIN